The following proteins are encoded in a genomic region of Ovis canadensis isolate MfBH-ARS-UI-01 breed Bighorn chromosome 12, ARS-UI_OviCan_v2, whole genome shotgun sequence:
- the MYOG gene encoding myogenin produces MAPSSWREGPQELGGWWQEQVSADPMELYETSPYFYQEPHFYDGENYLPVHLQGFEPPGYERAELGLSPEARVPLEDKGLGPAEHCPGQCLPWACKVCKRKSVSVDRRRAATLREKRRLKKVNEAFEALKRSTLLNPNQRLPKVEILRSAIQYIERLQALLSSLNQEERDLRYRGGGGPQPGVPSECSSHSASCSPQWGSALEFGPNPGDHLLPADPTDAHNLHSLTSIVDSITVEDVTVAFPDEAIPN; encoded by the exons ATGGCACCCAGCAGTTGGCGTGAGGGGCCGCAGGAGCTTGGGGGCTGGTGGCAGGAACAAGTCTCTGCTGACCCCATGGAGCTGTATGAGACCTCTCCCTACTTCTATCAGGAACCTCACTTCTATGACGGGGAGAACTACCTGCCTGTCCACCTCCAGGGCTTCGAGCCGCCAGGCTACGAGCGGGCTGAGCTCGGCCTGAGCCCTGAGGCTCGCGTGCCCCTTGAAGACAAGGGGCTGGGGCCCGCGGAGCACTGCCCGGGCCAGTGCCTGCCGTGGGCGTGTAAGGTGTGCAAGCGGAAGTCGGTGTCTGTGGACCGGCGGCGCGCCGCCACTCTGAGGGAGAAGCGCAGACTCAAGAAGGTGAATGAAGCCTTCGAGGCCCTCAAGAGGAGCACCCTGCTCAACCCCAACCAGCGGCTGCCCAAAGTGGAGATCTTGCGCAGCGCCATCCAGTACATAGAGCGCCTGCAGGCCCTGCTCAGCTCCCTCAACCAGGAGGAGCGCGATCTCCGCTACCGAGGTGGGGgcggaccccagccaggg GTGCCCAGTGAATGCAGCTCCCATAGTGCCTCCTGCAGTCCACAGTGGGGCAGCGCACTGGAGTTTGGCCCCAACCCAGGGG ATCATCTGCTCCCAGCGGACCCTACAGATGCCCACAATCTGCACTCCCTCACCTCCATCGTGGACAGCATCACAGTGGAGGATGTCACTGTGGCCTTCCCAGATGAAGCCATACCAAACTGA